The region GGATCTTCATTTGTAGCAACTTTACTTGGAATAACAGAAATAAATCCTTTACCTCCTCATTACGTATGTCCTAACTGTAAAAAAAGTGAATTCATCGAAAAAGGAAATTACGGTTCAGGATACGATCTTCCAAGAAAAAAGTGTGAAGTATGTGGAACAGAAATGACAAAAAATGGACAGAACATTCCTTTTGAAACTTTTATGGGTTTTGAAGGAGATAAGATACCTGATATAGACTTAAATTTCTCAGGAGACTATCAATCAAAAGCACATAAGTACATTGAACAAATGTTTGGAGAAGATCATGTGTATAGAGCCGGAACTATATCTACTATTGCTGAGAGAACCGCCTATGAATTTTCTAGAAAATATTGTGAAAATGTCGGTATCCTAAAAAATTCGGAAATTCAAAGAATAGCAAGTGCCATAACTGGCGTAAAGAGAACTACCGGACAACATCCTGGTGGTTTAATGATTGTTCCAAAAGAACTAGAAATATATGATTTCACCCCCATACAATTTCCTGCAAATGATTCAAAATCTGGGGTTCAAACTACACATTTTGATTATCATGTTATACATGACGATCTAGTTAAATTAGATGCATTAGGACATGATGACCCAACGTTTCTTAAAATGTTAAAAGACCTAACTGGTATTGATCCGATGAAAATTCCAATGGATGATAAAAAAACTCTTAGCATTTTCTCTTCTACTAAAGAATTAAATATAGATTTAAAAAATGAACTGGGTACTACAGTTGGAACCTTAGGAATACCGGAATTTGGAACTACTTTTGTAAGAAGAATGCTCGAAGACACTAGACCAAAAAGTTTTGCTGAATTGGTAAGAATTTCTGGACTCTCTCATGGAACAGATGTATGGTCAGGTATAGCAAAAACTTGGATCGACACAAAAGAAGCTACTTTGGAGGAAGTTATTTCATGTAGGGATGACATCATGAACTATTTACTCTTGAAAGGAGCACCTCCAAAAGAGGCTTTTTCAATTATGGAAAAAGTTCGAAAAGGAAAAGGAATTAATGAAAGTGAAGAAGAATTAATGAGAAACTTAGGTGTTCCTGAGTGGTTTATTACATCATGCAAAAAAATCAAGTATCTTTTTCCTAAAGCTCATGCAGCAGCTTATGTAAGCATGGCTTTTAGAATAGCTTGGTATAAAGTCTATTATCCATTAGCGTTTTATGCAACTTATTTTACAATCAAAGGTGATGAATTTAATCTAAAAGTAATTTTTTCGGGTAAGGAAGCTATTAAAAAAAGAATTTATGAACTACGTATGTCAGATTTAGATGTAAAAAAGAAGAGTGAAATGACGAACTTAGAATTAGTGCTAGAAATGATGTTAAGAGGTTTTTCCTTTAAAATGGTTGACCTATATAAATCTGAATCTAAAGAATTTTTGATTGTTGATAATTCTCTTTTAGTACCATTCACAAAAATACCCAACCTTGGAGAAAAGGCAGCAGAAAAAATTATTCGTTCAAGAAGTGAAGAATTTAAATCAATAGAAGATTTTGTTTCAAAAACTGGATGTAACAAGACCAATGTTCAAACCTTAAAAGAACTCGGCGTTCTCAGAGATTTGCCAGAAACAAACCAGATTTCTTTGTTTGGAGGATAAATTAAGTGGAAGGATGGCTTACTTTTTTTGAATTTAAAAAAATTACTAATTTTCTTGATGCTTTTTGTGGAACTGTTGAACCTTCCTTTAGAAATGCTTATTTTTATTATGACAATTCTCTAAGAATTTTTGCTACGGACGGCTGTGCTGAGCTTTATCTAAATGTTACCAAAGAATTTCTACCCTTCGAGGGAGTTGCAATTGTTCCTGTACAGTACCTAAAAGGTATAATTAAAGGTACAAAACTGAATGACGACTCTTTGGTTAAAATTTCTGTCGAAGATAATGAAATATTCTTTGAACTGGAAGGTATGAAATTAAATAGTAAAATTGAGAAATTAGGAGAGGATGAGATTAAGGATTTAAACAAAAATTTCACCCTTTTAAACAGAAACAAATTGGTTTTTTTTATTGATAGTATGGATTTTGTTTCTGCTTCCGCCAGTGAAGGAGACGTGATAGACCTATTTACTGTGGAAAACAATATCTTTTTTGGCTATATATGTAATTTCTATAAATTAAATGCTTTATTTGCTCCTTCAAAAATCGATTTTCACAAAGAAATACCTTTTATTTCTGCTAGGCATATAGTAAAATCTTTAAATCTTTTGAAAAAAAATGTTATTTTGGATTTTGGTATCGATAAGAACCATATAATATTACATACTTCAGGGGTGTTTATTAGAATATGTTCTTCTCAACCTGATTTTAAAAAAGACATTATCATTCAAAAAGATAATTTTGAAGAAAAAGAAATAAATACCCGAGAATTAAAGAATGCTTTAGGAAAACTCTATGTTACTTTCACTGAAAGTAACATAGCTTATCTAGTATTAAAAGAAAATAATAGTTTTATTTATAAAGAAGAAAAAAATTCAAAGATTTCATTCAAATTACCTTATTCTTTTAAAAATCAGTATATAATACCTATACATATTAGAAAGTTAAGATCAATATTATCCAGAATGTCTGAAAACTTAAAAATAGCTTTAAATGATAAAGAGATGATATTAATCGATGGAAAACAAAATAAGATAGCTAGTTTCTTAGTACAAGAGTATAAAAAAGCTTAGGAATCAAAAATTAACATTTATTAAAATAATTAATGTTAATTTGAAAAGAATAAGGAGTATAATTCTTTTAGTTAAAGTTGATAAATTTTGTTAGGATTAATTTCATTCGGGGAGTGTGAGGAGGATGAAGGTAATTAACTTTTTCAAAGATTTTATAAAAATCTTCAAAGATCTATCAGAAGATTTAGACATGTATATCGAAAAGGACCCCACAGCAAAGAATAAATGGAAGGTCTTTTTTACTTCTGTATCTTTCCATGGGTTGATGGCTTATAGATTCGCTAATTTCTTTTATAGATATAAAATATACCCTATTTCATATATTATTTATGTTTTAAGTAAAATAATTCATTCTATGGATATTCATCCAGCAGCTTTTATAGAGCCAGGAATAGTGATTGATCACGGATTTGGAGTTGTTATTGGTGAAACTGCAAGTGTAGGGAGAGGAACTTTA is a window of Defluviitoga tunisiensis DNA encoding:
- the epsC gene encoding serine O-acetyltransferase EpsC, translating into MKVINFFKDFIKIFKDLSEDLDMYIEKDPTAKNKWKVFFTSVSFHGLMAYRFANFFYRYKIYPISYIIYVLSKIIHSMDIHPAAFIEPGIVIDHGFGVVIGETASVGRGTLIYQGVTLGSKKVTSGKRHPIVGKNVMIGAGAKILGHIYIGDDSVIGANAVVLMDVPPKSLVVGVPGKIKKLNCPSSNYYDLNNTINSDYIL